From one Microbacterium sp. 10M-3C3 genomic stretch:
- a CDS encoding ATP-dependent DNA ligase, with translation MGKLVYNALGHSFDIEDRTLSHLRVVFMNKLRRGEPFMFHHTVGDGSGSRSLWIHPAIPLVFHFYGSRPPALNRHWIDDLMREANSPNGLAVTPEPDPDAIREPERA, from the coding sequence GTGGGCAAACTGGTTTACAACGCCCTCGGTCATTCATTCGACATCGAGGATCGCACTCTGTCCCACCTGCGGGTGGTCTTCATGAACAAGCTGCGCCGCGGCGAGCCGTTCATGTTCCACCACACGGTGGGCGACGGCAGCGGATCGCGCAGCCTGTGGATCCATCCCGCGATCCCGCTCGTGTTCCACTTCTACGGCAGTCGCCCGCCGGCGCTGAACCGCCACTGGATCGACGACCTCATGCGCGAGGCGAACAGTCCGAACGGACTCGCGGTGACCCCGGAGCCCGATCCGGATGCGATTCGCGAGCCCGAGCGCGCCTAG
- a CDS encoding response regulator transcription factor, with protein MSDSADAQKTAVIVEDDPDIRHLLVEVLESAGFSTVSVGNGIDGVRAVIAYQPLITTLDVNMPGIDGFEAARRIRAQSDTYIIMLTGLEDEADVVLGLGAGADEYVVKPFRPRELRARIEALLRRPRAGGTAAAAAPRQGPVGPSFPGARGATQSIPVVQPDGGLSGVPVDDGLDQHAPTAAMPAGPVIVPSTQGPEPHGVAGTEIATRGPAELVTTGDNWLVHRDLQLDPDSRIVLVGGHELELTRTEFDLLATLLESKRRVRSKADLTLVLRGESYVTSYFVGEADKRAIEAHMTNLRRKLGDNPANPRYIETVRGVGYRLTSELMAS; from the coding sequence ATGAGCGACTCCGCCGACGCGCAGAAGACTGCGGTGATCGTCGAAGACGATCCGGATATCCGCCACCTTCTCGTCGAGGTCCTCGAGTCGGCCGGCTTCTCCACGGTGTCGGTGGGCAACGGCATCGACGGCGTGCGCGCCGTCATCGCCTATCAGCCGCTGATCACGACGCTCGATGTGAACATGCCGGGCATCGACGGCTTCGAGGCTGCGCGCCGCATCCGCGCCCAGTCCGACACGTACATCATCATGCTCACGGGCCTCGAGGACGAGGCCGACGTGGTGCTCGGCCTCGGGGCGGGCGCCGACGAGTACGTCGTCAAGCCGTTCCGCCCGCGCGAGCTGCGCGCCCGCATCGAGGCGCTGCTGCGCCGTCCCCGCGCCGGCGGCACCGCGGCCGCGGCCGCGCCCCGCCAAGGGCCGGTCGGGCCGTCGTTCCCGGGCGCACGCGGCGCGACGCAGAGCATCCCGGTCGTCCAGCCCGACGGCGGGCTCTCCGGCGTCCCGGTGGACGACGGGCTCGACCAGCACGCGCCGACGGCGGCCATGCCCGCCGGGCCGGTCATCGTCCCCTCGACGCAGGGCCCCGAGCCGCACGGCGTGGCGGGCACGGAGATCGCCACCCGCGGGCCGGCCGAGCTGGTCACGACGGGTGACAACTGGCTCGTGCACCGCGACCTCCAGCTCGACCCCGACTCCCGCATCGTGCTCGTCGGCGGCCATGAGCTCGAGCTGACGCGCACAGAGTTCGATCTGCTCGCGACCCTCCTGGAGTCCAAGCGCCGGGTGCGCAGCAAGGCCGATCTCACGCTGGTGCTGCGCGGCGAGTCATACGTGACGAGCTACTTCGTCGGCGAGGCCGACAAGCGCGCGATCGAAGCGCACATGACGAACCTGCGCCGCAAGCTCGGCGACAACCCCGCCAACCCGCGGTACATCGAGACCGTGCGCGGCGTCGGCTACCGCCTCACTTCGGAGCTCATGGCCTCCTAG
- a CDS encoding MarR family transcriptional regulator translates to MTTTETPDAALSAALAVERLRLSEARLARRRQTACGPSENARAAMRYILDRADDGEAVTPSEIAQHLGVSAASVTGMLDRLHSGGLIAFEPHPRDRRSKLVVPFDRSIDLTDVDPLTAQIRDLATRLTPREAEHVAEFLASVREAVDAECA, encoded by the coding sequence GTGACGACAACGGAGACACCCGACGCCGCCCTCTCCGCCGCGCTCGCCGTCGAACGCCTGCGCCTGTCGGAGGCCCGGCTCGCCCGCCGACGGCAGACCGCGTGCGGCCCGAGCGAGAACGCGCGCGCCGCGATGCGCTACATCCTCGACCGAGCCGACGACGGCGAGGCGGTGACGCCGTCGGAGATCGCCCAGCACCTCGGGGTGTCGGCCGCATCCGTCACCGGCATGCTCGACCGGCTGCACAGCGGCGGACTCATCGCCTTCGAGCCGCATCCGCGCGACCGGCGGAGCAAGCTCGTCGTGCCCTTCGATCGCTCGATCGATCTCACCGACGTGGATCCGCTCACGGCGCAGATCCGCGACCTCGCGACGCGGCTCACCCCGCGCGAGGCCGAGCACGTCGCCGAGTTCCTGGCGAGCGTCCGCGAGGCCGTCGACGCCGAGTGCGCCTAG
- a CDS encoding PAS domain-containing sensor histidine kinase, which produces MAAANPFSAPAATESGATEADGSPRSRTRSIWLLQLVLAASIVVTVLVVQAIEPRLFGIWSFSAGVAVIIALTAVALVVPWPRVPRWAIMMLPFGDLLGISLLAFDSDLRFGFFWVFPITWIATYFSLAALACGLGVVAVVILVDATVNGPSSVTALRFIVVVLSLAFIGLTTYLTARQNKAFKHLLRRQASRLQGTLQRVQGQERRVSQMLNGLDTGIARLSRGGEVLALNDTYVSLYAIDRDDPKRPGGAVEYASLRGEPLPEADRPFARAARGEIFEDERVWLFDTAGQWHALSVSTRRLTPAADEPDSILLIVHDVTALIEAERARERLAAVVSHELRNPLTAILGHADLALDNDDIPDKTREQLEVIDNAALRMQTLISEILAGSRKDALDPAPTEPADLRRVLEASLESFRPAADGRRVSVTVDLPPRLLARGDAFRLRQAVDNVLSNAIKYTPGGGSVTVTGSEDDGVVRLTIADTGIGIAPEDLPRIFDPYFRAQSVRESTTTGTGLGMGIIRSIVEESGGSLDVQSEQGTGTTVTMTLPAAGSDS; this is translated from the coding sequence ATGGCAGCCGCGAACCCCTTCTCGGCGCCCGCGGCGACGGAGTCCGGTGCGACCGAGGCCGACGGTTCCCCCCGTTCCCGCACGCGGTCGATCTGGCTGCTGCAGCTGGTCCTCGCGGCGAGCATCGTCGTCACGGTGCTCGTGGTGCAGGCCATCGAGCCGCGGCTGTTCGGGATCTGGAGCTTCTCGGCGGGCGTCGCGGTCATCATCGCGCTGACAGCAGTGGCGCTCGTGGTCCCGTGGCCGCGCGTGCCGCGGTGGGCGATCATGATGCTGCCCTTCGGCGATCTCCTCGGCATCAGCCTGCTCGCCTTCGACAGCGATCTGCGGTTCGGCTTCTTCTGGGTGTTCCCGATCACGTGGATCGCGACCTACTTCTCCCTCGCCGCGCTCGCCTGCGGGCTCGGCGTCGTCGCCGTCGTGATCCTCGTCGACGCGACCGTCAACGGCCCCAGCTCGGTGACGGCGCTGCGCTTCATCGTCGTCGTGCTCTCCCTCGCCTTCATCGGGCTGACGACCTACCTCACGGCGCGCCAGAACAAGGCGTTCAAGCATCTGCTGCGTCGACAGGCGTCGCGTCTGCAGGGCACCCTCCAGCGCGTGCAGGGTCAGGAGCGGCGGGTGTCGCAGATGCTGAACGGCCTGGACACCGGCATCGCGCGCCTCTCCCGCGGCGGCGAGGTGCTCGCGCTGAACGACACATACGTCTCGCTGTACGCGATCGACCGCGATGACCCCAAGCGCCCCGGAGGCGCCGTCGAGTACGCGTCGCTGCGCGGCGAGCCTCTCCCCGAGGCCGACCGGCCGTTCGCCCGCGCGGCGCGCGGCGAGATCTTCGAGGACGAGCGGGTGTGGCTCTTCGACACGGCCGGTCAGTGGCACGCGCTGTCGGTGTCGACGCGCCGGCTGACCCCGGCGGCGGACGAGCCCGACAGCATCCTCCTGATCGTGCACGACGTCACGGCCCTCATCGAGGCCGAGAGGGCGCGCGAGCGGCTCGCCGCGGTCGTGTCGCACGAGCTGCGCAACCCCCTCACGGCGATCCTCGGGCACGCCGACCTCGCCCTCGACAACGACGACATCCCCGACAAGACGCGCGAGCAGCTCGAGGTGATCGACAACGCCGCGCTGCGGATGCAGACGCTGATCTCCGAGATCCTCGCGGGGTCGCGGAAGGACGCCCTCGATCCCGCTCCCACCGAGCCGGCAGACCTCCGCCGCGTGCTCGAGGCCTCGCTCGAGTCCTTCCGCCCCGCGGCCGACGGTCGACGGGTGTCGGTCACCGTCGACCTCCCGCCCCGGCTGCTCGCCCGCGGCGACGCGTTCCGCCTCCGCCAGGCCGTCGACAACGTGCTGAGCAACGCGATCAAGTACACGCCCGGCGGCGGGTCGGTCACGGTGACCGGCTCCGAGGACGACGGCGTCGTGCGCCTGACGATCGCCGACACCGGGATCGGCATCGCGCCGGAGGATCTGCCCCGCATCTTCGATCCCTATTTCCGCGCGCAGTCCGTGCGCGAGAGCACGACGACCGGCACCGGGCTGGGGATGGGCATCATCCGCTCGATCGTCGAGGAGTCCGGCGGCAGCCTCGACGTGCAGAGCGAGCAGGGCACGGGCACGACCGTCACGATGACGCTCCCCGCGGCCGGAAGCGACAGCTGA
- a CDS encoding glycosyltransferase produces the protein MTDPRTAIARPGFAPTSYAHEPVQATTEAGFADDFASVLENATGHRSTIGCVIPAYNEEESIAEVIEALLNQTRVPDVIHVVVNNTSDATVKIASEYSGPHEIVNELGEQFTEVFVHDIGKNPDKKVGALNYGYSLVEGYDYLLGVDGDTIAHEKAVEYLETEAVSDSRIGGISAIYSIDDRPIKGLMAKFLIAGQRTQFAAFNLQNLLRGRNMAVLGGQFSIFSTNALRDAMKANHQVTPWVKDSEVEDSLLSLQIKSAGYLTKISPFARANVGGMTTLSGYDAQQVKWTYGAIELMWPGQRGDTKGQPFHPNLRLRWFENFGMLTNLFVRVAFLTLLAGSLSINAFVFSPLWLIPPAVAVLLNLRIAYTMKYRDTRDVLFALLVFPAEMFMWVRISHFVRSWSRFLSRKKVDNWAMQAKAERGGGLGHWAPFIVLIAVGIALAVVWNLVGPVVQSSILWIGWPIVGVVTVLQTLLMFTKLVRRHHGYKV, from the coding sequence GTGACCGATCCGCGCACCGCCATCGCCCGTCCCGGGTTCGCGCCGACGTCGTATGCCCACGAGCCGGTCCAGGCGACCACGGAGGCCGGCTTCGCCGACGACTTCGCCTCGGTCCTGGAGAACGCCACCGGGCACCGCTCGACGATCGGCTGCGTCATCCCCGCGTACAACGAGGAGGAGTCGATCGCGGAGGTGATCGAGGCGCTGTTGAACCAGACCCGCGTGCCCGACGTCATCCATGTCGTCGTCAACAACACCTCCGACGCGACGGTGAAGATCGCCTCGGAGTACAGCGGCCCCCACGAGATCGTGAACGAGCTCGGCGAGCAGTTCACCGAGGTCTTCGTCCACGACATCGGCAAGAACCCCGACAAGAAGGTCGGCGCCCTGAACTACGGCTACTCGCTGGTCGAGGGCTACGACTATCTCCTCGGCGTCGACGGCGACACGATCGCCCACGAGAAGGCGGTCGAGTACCTCGAGACGGAGGCCGTCTCGGACTCCCGCATCGGCGGCATCTCCGCGATCTACTCGATCGACGACCGGCCCATCAAGGGTCTCATGGCCAAGTTCCTCATCGCCGGCCAGCGCACGCAGTTCGCGGCGTTCAACCTGCAGAACCTGCTCCGCGGTCGCAACATGGCGGTGCTCGGCGGCCAGTTCTCGATCTTCTCGACCAACGCGCTGCGCGACGCGATGAAGGCCAATCACCAGGTCACGCCGTGGGTGAAGGACTCCGAGGTGGAGGACTCCCTGCTGTCGCTGCAGATCAAGAGCGCCGGCTACCTCACCAAGATCAGCCCGTTCGCCCGCGCCAACGTCGGCGGCATGACGACGCTCTCGGGCTACGACGCCCAGCAGGTCAAGTGGACCTACGGCGCGATCGAGCTCATGTGGCCCGGCCAGCGCGGCGACACGAAGGGCCAGCCCTTCCACCCCAACCTGCGCCTTCGCTGGTTCGAGAACTTCGGCATGCTCACGAACCTGTTCGTGCGTGTCGCGTTCCTGACGCTGCTGGCCGGCTCGCTGTCGATCAACGCGTTCGTCTTCTCGCCGCTGTGGCTCATCCCGCCGGCCGTCGCGGTCCTCCTGAACCTCCGTATCGCCTACACGATGAAGTACCGCGACACGCGCGACGTGCTCTTCGCGCTGCTGGTCTTCCCCGCGGAGATGTTCATGTGGGTGCGCATCAGCCACTTCGTCCGCTCGTGGAGCCGGTTCCTGTCCCGCAAGAAGGTCGACAACTGGGCCATGCAGGCCAAGGCCGAGCGCGGCGGCGGGCTCGGGCACTGGGCGCCGTTCATCGTCCTCATCGCCGTGGGCATCGCCCTCGCCGTCGTGTGGAACCTCGTGGGTCCGGTCGTGCAGTCCTCGATCCTGTGGATCGGCTGGCCGATCGTCGGTGTCGTCACCGTCCTGCAGACGCTCCTCATGTTCACCAAGCTCGTCCGTCGTCACCACGGATACAAGGTCTGA
- a CDS encoding diguanylate cyclase: MGGLAVANLGIAQVAVATLGTVMIIGLGFLQRPSRASLLWSLAFVLAMVSTWVTLAGESLGMESVRRAGLGVMLGAPALIWSGFRARRGVQALPWVALVQSVVTALVLVAVTDPIAYNLTFRALFFAAGVFAGLTLWEIRRSPDRHDRLVLPLAIVSGAFVVLGVLILLAAVVLPVQQSDLTLVRMLNALGMLVYLVCATVTLLFFTSVSPVGVHTAASWPQFTVTAVDRLRRASAAAETSWALLAIRIDDPEDIRATLGDAVFSRLAAGFEDVVARSFPAEADIGREGRGRVVVLVARPGPVLREHVRAALRRITELEATTSVAVQLSASVGWAPADIVGYDFDALLAAADRAADEASRQGGDRWERIGARGQS, encoded by the coding sequence ATGGGGGGACTCGCCGTCGCGAACCTCGGCATCGCACAGGTCGCCGTGGCCACGCTCGGCACGGTCATGATCATCGGGCTCGGCTTCCTGCAGCGTCCGTCGCGGGCGTCGCTGCTGTGGTCGCTGGCCTTCGTCCTGGCCATGGTGAGCACGTGGGTCACTCTGGCGGGCGAGTCGCTCGGGATGGAATCGGTCCGGCGCGCGGGCCTGGGCGTCATGCTGGGTGCGCCGGCCCTCATCTGGTCGGGATTCCGCGCGCGGCGCGGCGTGCAGGCGCTGCCGTGGGTGGCACTCGTGCAGTCGGTCGTCACCGCGCTCGTCCTGGTGGCGGTGACCGACCCGATCGCCTACAACCTCACCTTCCGCGCGCTGTTCTTCGCAGCCGGCGTGTTCGCCGGTCTCACGCTGTGGGAGATCCGGCGCTCACCGGACCGTCACGACCGGCTCGTCCTGCCCCTGGCCATCGTGTCGGGGGCGTTCGTGGTGCTCGGCGTCCTGATCCTCCTCGCTGCCGTCGTCCTCCCCGTGCAGCAGAGCGACCTCACCCTCGTGCGCATGCTCAACGCCCTCGGCATGCTCGTCTATCTCGTGTGCGCGACCGTCACCCTCCTCTTCTTCACGTCCGTCTCGCCGGTCGGCGTGCACACGGCCGCCTCGTGGCCGCAGTTCACCGTCACGGCCGTCGATCGCCTGCGCCGTGCCTCGGCGGCCGCCGAGACCTCGTGGGCTCTGCTCGCCATCCGCATCGACGACCCCGAAGACATCCGCGCGACGCTCGGCGACGCCGTCTTCTCACGGCTCGCCGCGGGGTTCGAGGACGTCGTGGCGCGCTCCTTCCCCGCGGAGGCCGACATCGGCCGCGAAGGACGCGGACGCGTCGTGGTCCTCGTCGCGCGTCCGGGCCCCGTGCTGCGCGAGCATGTGCGCGCCGCGCTGCGCCGGATCACCGAGCTCGAGGCGACGACCAGCGTCGCGGTGCAGCTGTCGGCGAGCGTCGGGTGGGCGCCGGCCGACATCGTCGGGTACGACTTCGACGCCCTCCTGGCCGCCGCCGACCGCGCGGCCGACGAGGCGTCGCGGCAGGGCGGTGACCGCTGGGAGCGGATCGGGGCGCGCGGTCAGTCCTGA
- a CDS encoding TIGR03618 family F420-dependent PPOX class oxidoreductase, whose translation MLTDAGRAFLADYHLATLSTVGRDGRVHVVPVGFTLEDGVVRVIGSRGTQKFVNAARSGRAAVCSVDGPRWLTFEGPAVVTDDADAVARAVALYAARYRQPRENPNRVVLEMTVEKVLGSAEYRVRA comes from the coding sequence GTGCTGACAGACGCCGGGCGGGCCTTCCTCGCCGACTATCACCTCGCCACGCTCTCCACGGTCGGACGGGACGGCCGTGTGCACGTCGTGCCGGTGGGGTTCACGCTCGAGGACGGCGTCGTGCGCGTCATCGGCTCGCGCGGAACGCAGAAGTTCGTCAACGCCGCCCGCTCGGGTCGTGCCGCCGTCTGCTCGGTCGACGGACCGCGCTGGCTGACGTTCGAGGGGCCCGCGGTCGTCACCGACGACGCGGATGCGGTCGCCCGCGCGGTGGCGCTGTATGCGGCGCGCTATCGGCAGCCGCGGGAGAACCCGAACCGGGTCGTCCTGGAGATGACGGTCGAGAAGGTGCTCGGGTCGGCCGAGTACCGCGTGCGCGCGTAG
- a CDS encoding fructose 1,6-bisphosphatase — protein sequence MPFPTPRRSARTAALAASLALAGVLSLTGCSQVVDAFNAIQGTNPAGQTSVPATVATPAPQPSASMAFNSQFTYDGSVSLKTDVADGLVLTLDVWAVDSKRTMEWTTDAPKTFGFAVNVQDTRVDDKATLDQKRRVFISNISITSQTAQTSGQTQQPFQFSADPRTLVPSDTIRSDKGLLLNTFQGGLLVPETTIHQLPADAYGVTLEFSMNVSVEGTANTDSSFAQQTVYQYVPIAIYPAGAAG from the coding sequence ATGCCTTTCCCGACCCCGCGCCGCTCGGCGCGCACCGCGGCCTTGGCCGCTTCCCTCGCCCTCGCCGGCGTGCTGTCCCTCACGGGCTGCTCGCAGGTCGTCGACGCGTTCAACGCGATCCAGGGCACGAACCCCGCCGGCCAGACCTCGGTCCCCGCGACGGTCGCGACGCCCGCGCCGCAACCGTCGGCGTCGATGGCGTTCAACTCCCAGTTCACCTACGACGGGTCGGTGTCGCTCAAGACCGACGTCGCAGACGGGCTCGTCCTGACCCTCGACGTGTGGGCGGTCGACTCCAAGCGCACGATGGAGTGGACGACGGATGCGCCGAAGACCTTCGGCTTCGCGGTCAACGTGCAGGACACGCGCGTCGACGACAAGGCGACGCTCGATCAGAAGCGCCGAGTCTTCATCTCCAACATCAGCATCACGTCGCAGACGGCGCAGACCTCCGGGCAGACGCAGCAGCCGTTCCAGTTCAGCGCAGACCCCCGCACGCTCGTGCCCAGCGACACGATCCGCTCCGACAAGGGCCTGCTGCTGAACACGTTCCAGGGCGGCCTGCTGGTGCCCGAGACCACCATCCACCAGCTGCCCGCCGACGCGTACGGCGTCACGCTGGAGTTCTCGATGAACGTGTCGGTGGAGGGCACCGCGAACACCGACAGCTCCTTCGCGCAGCAGACCGTGTACCAGTACGTGCCGATCGCGATCTACCCGGCGGGCGCCGCCGGCTGA
- a CDS encoding alkaline phosphatase family protein: MTDSPTPEHGPEQEPDPRSAQSRRSFLKFAGIGAAGLAAAAGTAFGLSRVAQPGGAPAPGDTSAPTPSMSVAPRAAGPGFDHLVVVMFENRSFDNLLGWLYDEEKPPRGQSFDGLRADIANATHAGESIAAHRYSGPTDEVMSSPRPDPGEEYPHVNTQLFGTVDPDENRHKKIRDMTAPFNAPPAGAAASMSGFVQDYIDSFIADRNREPTAEEYSVIMGAFDPAMLPVISTLARNFAVYDAWHCAVPSQTFCNRSFFHASTSHGYVTNGHHGGYKKWFGAENDSPTIFNRLEDAGLDWAIYYDDVSVVPLTGFIHAPALEPYFATDHFRAMSRFWDDVEKGTLPAYAFVEPRLVYDHNDMHPPVGPMTETDDDGRIITGAAISDVRAGEALLHKIYSAVRSSASPEGSNAMNTMLLVTFDEHGGTFDHVPPPAAAVPEGLPARTEMGFAFDRLGVRVPAIAISAYTAKGHVIHDAMHHGSVISTLTTKYGLDPLTARDRGAPTIDNAVTLTTPRDPRDWPSTQPAYVPPNPESKRPFDAGAADRPLSPPGVGLVAMLVAKYGAPGEPIPETYQEAYDALQRHGDGIFGARATPTSTP; encoded by the coding sequence ATGACCGACTCCCCCACCCCCGAGCACGGCCCCGAGCAGGAGCCCGATCCGCGGAGTGCGCAGAGCCGCCGGAGCTTCCTGAAGTTCGCGGGCATCGGTGCCGCGGGCCTCGCGGCGGCCGCCGGCACCGCGTTCGGCCTCTCGCGCGTGGCGCAGCCCGGCGGCGCCCCCGCGCCCGGCGACACGTCCGCGCCCACCCCGTCGATGAGCGTCGCGCCCCGGGCGGCCGGACCCGGTTTCGACCACCTGGTTGTCGTCATGTTCGAGAACCGGTCGTTCGACAACCTGCTGGGATGGCTGTACGACGAGGAGAAGCCGCCCCGCGGGCAGAGCTTCGACGGTCTGCGCGCCGACATCGCGAACGCGACGCACGCGGGCGAGTCGATCGCCGCCCACCGCTACTCGGGGCCGACCGACGAGGTGATGTCGAGCCCGCGCCCGGATCCCGGCGAGGAGTACCCGCACGTCAACACGCAGCTGTTCGGCACCGTGGACCCGGACGAAAACCGCCACAAGAAGATCCGGGACATGACGGCGCCGTTCAACGCGCCGCCGGCCGGCGCCGCCGCATCCATGAGCGGCTTCGTCCAGGACTACATCGACAGCTTCATCGCCGATCGCAACCGCGAGCCCACCGCCGAGGAGTATTCGGTCATCATGGGCGCGTTCGACCCGGCGATGCTGCCGGTCATCTCGACGCTCGCGCGCAACTTCGCCGTCTACGACGCGTGGCACTGCGCGGTGCCCTCGCAGACCTTCTGCAACCGGTCGTTCTTCCACGCCTCGACATCGCACGGCTATGTCACGAACGGGCATCACGGCGGATACAAGAAGTGGTTCGGGGCGGAGAACGACTCCCCCACGATCTTCAACCGGCTCGAAGACGCCGGGCTGGACTGGGCGATCTACTACGACGACGTCTCGGTCGTCCCGCTCACCGGCTTCATCCACGCCCCCGCCCTCGAGCCGTACTTCGCCACCGATCACTTCCGCGCGATGTCGCGGTTCTGGGACGACGTGGAGAAGGGCACGCTGCCGGCGTACGCGTTCGTCGAGCCGCGCCTGGTCTACGACCACAACGACATGCACCCGCCCGTCGGGCCCATGACCGAGACCGACGACGACGGGCGCATCATCACGGGCGCGGCGATCTCCGACGTGCGGGCGGGCGAGGCGCTCCTGCACAAGATCTACTCCGCGGTGCGCTCGAGCGCGTCGCCCGAGGGCTCGAATGCCATGAACACGATGCTGCTGGTGACCTTCGACGAGCACGGCGGCACGTTCGACCACGTGCCGCCGCCCGCGGCGGCGGTGCCGGAAGGGCTTCCCGCGCGCACCGAGATGGGGTTCGCGTTCGACCGCCTGGGCGTGCGGGTCCCGGCGATCGCCATCTCCGCGTACACCGCGAAGGGCCATGTCATCCACGACGCGATGCACCACGGCTCGGTGATCAGCACGCTCACGACGAAGTACGGCCTCGACCCGCTGACGGCACGCGACAGGGGCGCTCCGACGATCGACAACGCGGTGACGCTCACGACGCCGCGCGACCCCCGGGACTGGCCGTCGACTCAGCCGGCCTACGTGCCACCGAACCCCGAGAGCAAGCGCCCCTTCGACGCCGGCGCCGCGGATCGGCCGCTCAGCCCTCCGGGCGTCGGGCTCGTCGCGATGCTCGTGGCGAAATACGGCGCGCCGGGCGAGCCCATCCCCGAGACCTATCAGGAGGCGTACGACGCGCTCCAGCGGCACGGAGACGGCATCTTCGGCGCCCGTGCGACGCCGACCTCGACGCCCTGA
- a CDS encoding glycoside hydrolase family 6 protein encodes MRRPRSTPAQRRRVKTGLVIGAVAVGAIILVAGVAVIGVNAQNFFQMLAARPPAVGTTIVAPDESKAAQFATDAADMSAEERAATDYLAAQPTAYWLTPELDPIDKVWDRVAHLAAEAREQKAALAVVVYGLPGRDCGNHSAGGLDPDAYVQWTDLIGQALRNAQDVQKIVILEPDSLALAPECGNLAERVPQLQGAVERIAGVNTWIYLDGGHSSWLPAEQMADLIRQVGVLDRVRGFATNVSNYQTTSAEFDYAHRVSELLGGAHAVVDTSRNGAGPAGAEWCNPPGRLVGTPGGEYGDDVVDTNLWIKPPGESDGACNGGPAAGVWWPEAAVELTREAR; translated from the coding sequence GTGAGGAGACCGCGGTCGACGCCGGCCCAGCGCCGCCGGGTGAAGACCGGTCTTGTGATCGGTGCGGTCGCCGTCGGCGCGATCATCCTCGTCGCGGGCGTCGCGGTGATCGGCGTGAACGCGCAGAACTTCTTCCAGATGCTCGCCGCCCGTCCGCCGGCCGTCGGCACCACGATCGTCGCCCCGGACGAGTCGAAGGCCGCGCAGTTCGCGACGGATGCCGCGGACATGAGCGCCGAGGAGCGTGCGGCGACGGACTACCTCGCGGCGCAGCCGACGGCGTACTGGCTGACCCCCGAGCTCGATCCGATCGACAAGGTGTGGGATCGCGTCGCGCACCTCGCCGCCGAGGCACGCGAGCAGAAGGCCGCGCTCGCCGTCGTCGTGTACGGTCTCCCGGGACGCGACTGCGGCAACCACTCCGCCGGCGGCCTCGACCCCGACGCCTACGTGCAGTGGACCGACCTCATCGGCCAGGCGCTGCGCAACGCGCAGGACGTGCAGAAGATCGTCATCCTCGAACCCGACAGCCTCGCCCTCGCCCCCGAGTGCGGCAACCTCGCCGAGCGCGTGCCGCAGCTGCAGGGCGCCGTCGAGCGGATCGCGGGCGTGAACACGTGGATCTACCTCGACGGCGGCCACTCCAGCTGGCTGCCGGCTGAGCAGATGGCCGACCTGATCCGGCAGGTGGGCGTGCTCGACAGAGTGCGCGGATTCGCCACGAACGTCTCGAACTATCAGACGACCTCCGCCGAGTTCGACTACGCGCACCGCGTGTCCGAGCTGCTCGGTGGTGCGCACGCCGTCGTCGACACGTCCCGCAACGGCGCCGGTCCGGCCGGGGCCGAGTGGTGCAATCCCCCGGGGCGTCTCGTCGGCACGCCGGGCGGCGAGTACGGCGACGACGTCGTCGACACGAACTTGTGGATCAAGCCCCCCGGCGAGAGCGACGGCGCCTGCAACGGCGGGCCCGCGGCCGGCGTGTGGTGGCCCGAGGCGGCCGTCGAACTCACCCGCGAGGCACGCTGA